In a single window of the Papaver somniferum cultivar HN1 chromosome 8, ASM357369v1, whole genome shotgun sequence genome:
- the LOC113306551 gene encoding glutathione S-transferase T1-like — protein sequence MSLKVYADRMSQPARAVLIFCKVNGIEFEEIKVDLVKKENRLPEFKAINPFGQVPSLAHGDFKLFESHAILSYLACASPGVADHWYPSDLQKRAKINSVLDWHHSNLRRGGVGFVLYTILGPLIGVPINPEAAAEAEKVLASSLSKIESVWLNDNGNFLLGNKEPSIADISLVCEIMEFEVLPEEDRIRVLTPFKKVLKWIEDTRIATSPHFEEVHKTLLAAKSFLHKLPVDENYETASSIKAMFDMEIAQEL from the exons ATGAGTCTCAAAGTCTATGCCGATCGAATGTCTCAACCTGCTCGAGCTGTTCTCATCTTTTGCAA GGTGAACGGGATTGAATTTGAGGAGATCAAGGTAGATTTAGTCAAAAAGGAAAATCGATTGCCTGAATTCAAAG CAATAAACCCTTTTGGCCAAGTTCCAAGTTTAGCGCATGGAGATTTCAAGCTTTTCGAGAG TCATGCGATTCTAAGCTATCTTGCTTGTGCATCCCCTGGTGTTGCTGATCATTG GTACCCAAGTGATCTACAGAAGAGAGCTAAGATCAACTCAGTCTTAGATTGGCATCACTCCAATTTACGCCGTGGTGGAG TTGGCTTTGTCCTATATACAATACTAGGACCTTTAATAGGCGTTCCTATAAATCCAGAAGCAGCTGCCGAAGCCGAGAAAGTTTTGGCCTCATCGCTGTCAAAAATTGAGTCAGTTTGGCTCAATGATAATGGGAACTTCTTGTTGGGTAATAAGGAACCATCTATTGCTGATATTAGCCTAGTCTGCGAAATCATGGAATTTGAG GTTTTGCCTGAGGAGGATCGTATCCGAGTACTAACTCCATTCAAGAAAGTGTTGAAGTGGATCGAGGATACAAGAATTGCAACAAGCCCTCATTTCGAAGAAGTGCACAAAACCTTATTGGCAGCGAAGTCATTTCTTCACAAACTACCAGTTGATGAAAACTATGAAACCGCATCAAGCATCAAAGCCATGTTTGACATGGAAATTGCACAGGAGTTGTAA